The following nucleotide sequence is from Streptomyces xiamenensis.
GGCTGGGCGGCGCCTCGGGCGGGCAGGGCGAGAGCGGGCAGCGGTCCATGGCGGTGACCGGCGAGGAGGACATCATTCCCCGCGACTACCGGTACGGGGACGATCTGCGCCGGGTGCACTGGCGGTCCACCGCGCACCGGGGCACGCTCATGGTGCGCCGCGAGGAACAGCCGCCGCGCGCCCAGTGCACCGTGCTGCTGGACACGCGGCGTTCGGGTTACGCGGGTTCGGGGCCGCAGGCGCCCTTCGAGCGGGCGGTCTCCGGGGCCGCCTCGGTGATCTCGCACCTGGCCGAACGCGGCTACCAGGTGCGGCTGGTGACCGACACGGGTCATCTGGTCCCGGCGCCCGACCAGCAGGTGGCGGACAGCGCGGAGACGATGGGCCTGATGATGGACGCCCTGGCGGTCCTGGACCACTCCCCCCTGCCCGGGCCGCTGGACCTGGTGACCGACACCCAGGCCGTATCCGCCCCCAGGTCGGATCTCGACGGTGCGCTGGCCGCGCTGGCCGGCACCGAGACCGGATTGCTGATCGCCTTTCTCGGCGCGCCGGACGCGGCGGCGATCGCCCAGCTGGCGCGGTTGCGGCAGCGGGCGTCCGGGGGGGTCGCCTTCGTGGCGGCGGGCCAGCTGGACCCGGCGGTGGAGGCCGGGGCGCTGGGGCAGTTGCGGGAGAGCGGCTGGGCCGCGCTGCCGCTGCACCCCGGGGTGCCGCTGGCGCAGGTGTGGCAGCAGGCCGACGGGGAACGAGCCGGCGCGTACAGGGGGCTGTGAGCGGTGTTGGAGACCAGGCCGAGGGTCGCGCTGGCGGCGTGGCTGGCCACGATGGGCTCGGCGGCGGCGCTGCTGCCGCTGGTGAGGGACAGCGGCTGGCTGGTGCAGGCCGGGCTGCTGCTGGCCGCCCAGACCGCCACCGGGATGGTGGCGCGGCGGTTGGGCGCGCCCGCCGCGCTGGCGGTCGCGGCCCAGGTGCTGGTGTCGCTGCTGCTGGTGACGGTGAGCACGGTGTCCGCGTACGCGCTGGGCGGCCTGCTGCCGGGGCCCGAGGCGTTCGGCCGGTTCGGTGAGCTGCTGTCGGCGGGCGCCGAGGACATCGGCCACTACGTGGCACCGGCCCCGATGACGGACGGCATCCGGCTGATGCTGCTGGCCGGGGTGCTGCTGATCGGGCTGCTGGTGGATGTCCTGGCGGTCACCTCGGCGAGCGCCGCGGCGGCGGGGCTGCCGCTGCTGGCGCTGTACTCGATAGCGGCCGGGGTCAACCAGGAGCAGGCCGGCTGGCTGTACTTCCTCGCAGCGGCGGCGGGCTATCTGCTGCTTCTGCTGGCCGAGGGCCAGGAGCGGCTGGACCGCTGGGGCCGCTACTTCACCGGCCCGGGGCCGGCCCGCGGATACGGGT
It contains:
- a CDS encoding DUF58 domain-containing protein — its product is MPGGDGDGRGPLRAAFGGLTTRGRSFLAAGAAASVCAYLLGQPDLLRVGALLAALPVVCVLVLYLTRNRVSASRRLSPARVPAGGESRVHLRVDNWFRLPSGQLMLQDRVPYVLGPRPRFVLDRIEPGGQREVSYRVRSDQRGRYPLGPLELRLADPFGMVELHRSFDAYDVMTVLPHIERLPAVRLGGASGGQGESGQRSMAVTGEEDIIPRDYRYGDDLRRVHWRSTAHRGTLMVRREEQPPRAQCTVLLDTRRSGYAGSGPQAPFERAVSGAASVISHLAERGYQVRLVTDTGHLVPAPDQQVADSAETMGLMMDALAVLDHSPLPGPLDLVTDTQAVSAPRSDLDGALAALAGTETGLLIAFLGAPDAAAIAQLARLRQRASGGVAFVAAGQLDPAVEAGALGQLRESGWAALPLHPGVPLAQVWQQADGERAGAYRGL